DNA from Halorarum salinum:
CTCCGGGCCGCCGGCTACCCGGTCGGTCGCGACGTGGGGACGGACCTGTTCGACGAGCAGTGGGCGGAGAACGAGGACACCATCCGCGACGTGCTCGACGAGCACGGCGACCGGCTCCGGCTCGCCTCCGACCTCGCGTACGAGGGGCCCGACGGCGGGCGCGCGGAGGTCGACGTCGACGCCGTCGAGGACAAGGAGCACTCCTTCCTCGACGTCGGCGCCGGGACGGTCGAGGAGTACGAGGCCGTCGTCCGCGACTCGGCCGCCGTCTTCGTGAAGGGCGCGCTCGGCGTCTTCGAGGACGAGCGGTTCAAGGACGGGACCGTGGGCGTTCTCCGCGCCATCGCCGAGACCGACTGCTTCTCGGTGGTCGGCGGCGGCGACACCTCCCGGGCGATCGAGATGTACGGCCTCGACGAGGCGGAGTTCTCGCACGTCTCCATCGCGGGCGGCGCGTACATCCGCGCGCTGACGGGCGAGCCCCTGCCGGCCGTGGAGCTACTGGAACGGAACGCGGCCGGCGAGTTCGACGGCTGAGCCGCGACGACACCCGGCTTCTTGTGTCTCGCGGACGAAACACGGGACATGAAGATCGGCGTCGTCTCCGACACCCACGACAACGCGCGCTACGTCGACGCTGCGGTGGAACTGTTCGAAGGAACCGCCGAGGCGGTGATCCACTGCGGCGACGTCGTCGCGCCGTTCTCGGCGGTCCCCTTCGACGCGGACTTCGAGTTCTACGCCGTCCACGGCAACAACGACGGCGAGTGGGCGCTCGCGGACGCCGTACGGTCCTTCGGCGCCTACCTCGGGGAGATGGGCGAGTTGAGCTTCGGCGGACTGGATTTCGCCGTCTACCACGGGACGAGCGAGCCCATCGTCGACGCCCTGCTCGAGTCGGGGAACTACGACTACGTCCTGCGCGGGCACACCCACGAGCGCGTCCACGAGGAGCGGGGCGGAACCGTCCACGTCAACCCCGGCGGCGTGCCGATCCCCGGGAACGAGGAGGGGCCGGCCGGGGTCCTGCTCGACGCCGATACCGGGGACGTGTCGTTCGAGGAACTGGAGTAGCGACGGAAGGAGTTCCGTGCAGGGAGCGCCTGCTCAGTCGTCAGCCTCCCGCGGCACGACCCGCCGGCGCGCGCCGCGGAACAGCGACTCCAGGCCGACGCCGAGCGTCTCGTCGGTCGTCGCCATGCTCGTCTGCTTGTCCTCGCGGTCGAGCAGCGCGCGGATCGCGTCGATGTTCTCCGGAATGACGTCGGACTCCTGGTGGATCGACTGGAACAGGTAGAGGTCGCTGCCCTCCGTCGAGACGGACTCCTCCCAGACGCAGTTCTCCCAGAGGTCTCCGCGCGGGCGGCCGGTGTCCTGTGCGAACTCCTTGAGCTTCCCGGTGCCGTCGATGCCGGCCTCCTCGGGCACGAGGAAGAGGCGCGACTCGTCCGAGAGCAGGTCGCGCACGTCGGCCGCCGACGGCTCGGCCTCGAGGGTCACGTTCACGGAGTGGAGGTGCATCAGGGTCGCGGGGACCTTCACGCCCAGCGTGTCGATGTCCACGTCGGGGAAGATCGTGTTCACGTCCGGACCGTGGTGGGAGGGCACCGAGACGGGGTCCGGGAGGATGTCGTTGATCGGCCCGCGGGAGGTCTGTCCGGGGTCGCCGCCCCGCCGGACGAGCGTGACGCGCGCCTTCTCGACGCCGTACGCCTCCCGGAGCGGGGCGAGCAGCCGAGAGAGGCCGGTCGTGTTACAGGAGACGACGCGGACGTAGTCGACGTCCTCGGCTGCCGCGGCGTCGTAGTTCGCGCGCGCGACGAAGCTCGTGTCGCCGACGTCCGCGTCCTCGCCGCCCTGGAACGTCGCGGGGGTGTCGTACCGCTCGTACAGCTCCCGGTTCTGCTCCCCGATCCCGGAGGGCGTGGTGTCGACGACGACGTCGGACTTCATCACCATGTCCTCCGCCTCGCCGGCGAGGT
Protein-coding regions in this window:
- a CDS encoding type II glyceraldehyde-3-phosphate dehydrogenase; the protein is MIEVGVNGYGTIGKRVADAVAAQPDMELAGVAKTRPNYEAETAVRKGYPLYAAVPDRADRFHEAGIDLAGEAEDMVMKSDVVVDTTPSGIGEQNRELYERYDTPATFQGGEDADVGDTSFVARANYDAAAAEDVDYVRVVSCNTTGLSRLLAPLREAYGVEKARVTLVRRGGDPGQTSRGPINDILPDPVSVPSHHGPDVNTIFPDVDIDTLGVKVPATLMHLHSVNVTLEAEPSAADVRDLLSDESRLFLVPEEAGIDGTGKLKEFAQDTGRPRGDLWENCVWEESVSTEGSDLYLFQSIHQESDVIPENIDAIRALLDREDKQTSMATTDETLGVGLESLFRGARRRVVPREADD
- a CDS encoding metallophosphoesterase; its protein translation is MKIGVVSDTHDNARYVDAAVELFEGTAEAVIHCGDVVAPFSAVPFDADFEFYAVHGNNDGEWALADAVRSFGAYLGEMGELSFGGLDFAVYHGTSEPIVDALLESGNYDYVLRGHTHERVHEERGGTVHVNPGGVPIPGNEEGPAGVLLDADTGDVSFEELE